CACATAAGTAATATTCACGGGCGGCTCTGCAAAATAGCGCACTTTTTCACCGGGCGTATAAGTGGGATAAATATACGTGCCAAAGACATCTGTGACTTCGATTTCTCTACCCGGCACAGAAACCTGAAGAGCTTCGAGCGGATAAAATGCCCGCTCTTCAATTTTGTCGGGTTCATACCCGATACCTTCGCTGTCTTCGAGGTAAATCGTCCAGCGACTGAGATCGAGATACGCCTTGTTGTAGATGGTATTGAATTTTAAGCGAATTTGAATATCGTCACCGAGTTGGTTTTGGCTGGCATACGCATCCCAGGTCTGGGCAGAAATGCTATCGGGACCGTAATGGGTTTGCAACATATCAAACTCTGAACGCACGAGATCGGGAACGTACAGCGTCGCTGAGATGAGCAGTGGAGAACGCACGACGCGATAGCGTTCGGAAACGTTCAACTCCCGGAATTGCAAATCGGGGTGATCGGCAATACTCGGTGCCTGTGGCAAATCATCTATGGGACGCACCGAAGGAATAAAACTGCGCACAGTCCATACCCTGAGCAATTGGGGATATGTCCAGGTATTACCCGGATCGGGTTCTGAAGGCAGGGTGAGTTTATACACCTCCTTTTTTCCCGAAAACTCCGGAAAAAGCGGCGAATTCTGAACGTGGTAATAGGGATATTCCGCAATGGGAATGGCAAAAACATCGCCCTTATTGATCAGCTTATCCAGGCGTTCAATTTGCTTGCTATCAAGCGCAGTTTTGAGCGAATCAAACACGGCACTGGCACTGTCATTAGCACGCTGACGCAAACTTCTCAAATCCTTGAGTTTTGGAATATAACCCTGCCACAAAAGAGCTTCGTTGGTTCGGCGAGCGCGTTCGGTTTGATATTCAATCACGACATCGCGAAGGGCGGAAACGTGTTTGGCAACATGTTCTTTCTGGTCGCCCTTCGCCTTGAGGTGTTTGCTCAATCGATCCGCTTCAAGCAGATCTTTCGTATTGGCACCCCAGGCGGTTTGGAGCGCGAAAAGTAACAGCGCGACAATTTTAATAACTCGGGACATGATATATCCTGTGTATATTTTATCTCTAAAGCCGATCCCTTATTTTAATGTTTGAATGCCCAAAAGGTTCAAAATTGCGTTTATCTCCTCCCGCGCCTCTTCCGCGATCCTTTGGGACGATTGTTGCGGCGATTCGGGATGTGTTTCAGCAGGTGAAAGTCTATCCGCAGGCGTTGCTGGTCGAGTTGGGCGAGTTGTACCTGAACCGAATCCCCAAGTCGGAAAGTAGTTCCCGTAGATTCGCCGACGAGAGCGCCTTGCAACTCGTGGTAAATATAATAATCATCCCAGAGATTTTTTACGTGAACCAGGCCCTCGATGAGCACATCATTGAGTTGAACAAAAAAACCAATAGAACGCACATCGACGATAACCGCATCAAAACACGCGCCCATCTTATCTTTCAAATAGAGAATCTGCATAAGCCGAATAGCATCCCACTCAGCTTGTTGCGCGGCGATCTCGCGTTGCGTCGCCAGATCTCCAATATCGGGCAAGCGGCGTGCGCGGCGCGCCATCTGTCCGGGCGTGCTGTCATCGTTAATCGCATCGCGTAAAATTCGATGAAGAACCAGATCGGGATAGCGCCGAATGGGCGATGTGAAATGCGTATAAGTATCGCAAGCCAATCCAAAATGACCGACATTTTCAGGTGTGTACACCGCTTTCTTCATAGAGCGCAACAGGCGATGACTCAAAATATGACCAACAGGCTCATCTTTGAAATTCGCGAGAAACGCCTGGATATTTTCCGCCCGCGAAGGATTTGAAAGGCGATACCCCAGTGTTCTCGCCAGATCGCAAAATTCGGCGAGTTTTTCACCGTCGGGCGGTTCGTGAACGCGATAGAGAATCGGGATACCGCCATCGGCCATGCGCCGCGCGACGATTTCATTTGCCAGAAGCATAAATTCTTCAATAAGACGATGACTATTCAAACGGGCGCGGGGACCAATGTGAATGGGGTGGCCCTGATCGTCGAGGACAATACGCGGTTCGGGAATCTCAAAATCGATCGTCCCCCTTGCCATGCGTCTCTCTGTCAGACGGCTTCTCAGAGCCTCCATATACATGAGAACATCGGCATACAATTCGGCGGGATTGACGACCGCGCACCCATCGCCATCGAGCACGCGCTGAACCTCTTCATAAGACAGACTCGCCCGACTGCGTATAACCGTCTCTGCAATTTGGGCGTCAATCAGCTCGCCATCGGGAGTAATCTGCGCCAGAACACTCAGAGCAAGGCGATCTTCACCGGGCTGTAGCGAACAAATATTTGCAGAAAGTCTCTCCGGCAACATGGGAATGACGCGATCGGGGAAATACACGCTGCTACCACGAGAGAGAGCTTCGTGATCAAGGGGCGAGCCTTCCGGAACATAGTAGCTCACATCGGCAATGTGAATACCCAGACAACAGGTCTGATCATCGAGAACCTGAAGCGACACAGCATCGTCGTGATCGCGCGCATCAACTGGATCAATCGTAAAACAGGTCAGATCGCGCAAATCGAGGCGTCGATCAATCTCCTCTGCGGGAATATCTTCTGAAATCGCTTCCACAGCTTCGAGCACATGTTGAGGAAAATCGAGAGGAAGGCCGAGTTTTTTGATGAGAATCAGGGTCTCAATCCCCGCATCGTCCGCACTGCCCAGAACCTCGACAATCCGCCCATCGGGATGGGCATTAGGTGAGGAATATGTGAGACGCACAACCACCTTTTGCCCCGCCTTAGCGCCACAGGTCAGGTCATCGGGAATATGAACGCGTGCGCGGATGCGCGGATCGTCGGAAGTAACGCGAGAACCGCCATCATACGTACCCACCATTGTTTGCTCGGCGCGTTCCACAATGCGAACCAACTCGCCTTCTGCGCGGTCGCTACCCTGTGCCCTGCGCGTGAGGCGCACCACAGCGCGGTCGCCGTGTCGCGCACGCCTCATATATCTCGCACCAATAAAAATATCTGCACCGCCATCTTCGGGCGCGAGCAAGCCATATCCACTGGACTGGACACTGATGCGACCGACGACGAGATTGTGATCAGACGGAATGCCGTAACGGCTACGGCGCAACTTGACGAGAAACCCATCGCGCACCATACCGCGAATCAGGCGGCGAAAATCTGAATAAGCCCGATCGGAAACGCGAAGCGCGCGAGCAAGCTCCCTGATTTTGAGCGGACGCCTGTGTTGTTGACGCACAAAATTCAGTACTTGATCGCGAGAGACAGACATATTTTTACAGGAGATAGGGTCAGATAAATAGGCGGGAGATAGGGTGGCGGTATTTGAGCTAAAGTGTTATACTGCTGTAGGTAATTCAGAGCAAATATACGGAAAGGGTGCGAAAAAGCAATGCAAAACCTCTACTACCTGATCGCTCTCTTGTGCTTTGGCGGGTGCGCCGCGCAATACGTTCTGGCACCCGATGGAGAATACGATTACCGCGTACCCCTCGGACGAGGTGATGCCCGTGCGGGATTTGAAACCCTATTTGCTTCCACCGTAAAAGTCGTGTGGACACCCCAATACACCAACGTGTACTACACACATGATATGAGGAATGACAGAGGGTTTCCGCTCCATTTGCCTTTAACAGATAAAAACAGCCCAACCGGCTACCGACTCTTGCGAAATGGTATCCGCGAAACCGTCGATTCTTATTCCAAAGTGGGCACCGCGCTTGTGATTTCACGGCAATCCGTAGCCAATCAATACAATTTTGCAGTTGCATTGACAAATGCACATCTGGTAACAGCACCGGATACCATTCGGTATTTCATGCGGGACCCCCGGGGCCTGGAAACAAATGTGCTCGAACGGATCTCCATTAAAATCAGCACCTCATTGCACGTGGTCAATCGCGATGGCGAAAGCATCTCTGCAAAAATCGTGCGCCTCGATCCCGAAGCAGACATGGCTTTACTCAAACTCACCATTCCCCATCTGATGAAAAAACCGGTACCTTTTCACCTGCGACTGGGCAAAACATCGGACCTGCAATGGGGCAATTTTGTCTATATCGCAGGACATCCAAAAAATAAGATACACCTCACTGCAGGCACCGTGAGTTTGGACGAAGACAACGATCAGTTTTTTGTCGATGCGCCCATCCGTGCGGGCTACAGTGGCGGACCTGTGGTCGCCGTACGAGATGGCTTGCCCAACCTTGAACTCGTGGGCCTTTGTCGCGGAGCCACAACAGAAACATTCCGCTTGCTGGTGCCCCACCATAGATTAAATGAAGGTGCGACATTATCGCCCGATTTACTCAGTCAAATCTCGGT
The sequence above is a segment of the Gemmatimonadota bacterium genome. Coding sequences within it:
- a CDS encoding serine protease, encoding MQNLYYLIALLCFGGCAAQYVLAPDGEYDYRVPLGRGDARAGFETLFASTVKVVWTPQYTNVYYTHDMRNDRGFPLHLPLTDKNSPTGYRLLRNGIRETVDSYSKVGTALVISRQSVANQYNFAVALTNAHLVTAPDTIRYFMRDPRGLETNVLERISIKISTSLHVVNRDGESISAKIVRLDPEADMALLKLTIPHLMKKPVPFHLRLGKTSDLQWGNFVYIAGHPKNKIHLTAGTVSLDEDNDQFFVDAPIRAGYSGGPVVAVRDGLPNLELVGLCRGATTETFRLLVPHHRLNEGATLSPDLLSQISVEEREMIEPGLGIIVGIEAVKRFLLDSREPLRENGINIKTDAAMRMWGF
- the rnr gene encoding ribonuclease R — encoded protein: MSVSRDQVLNFVRQQHRRPLKIRELARALRVSDRAYSDFRRLIRGMVRDGFLVKLRRSRYGIPSDHNLVVGRISVQSSGYGLLAPEDGGADIFIGARYMRRARHGDRAVVRLTRRAQGSDRAEGELVRIVERAEQTMVGTYDGGSRVTSDDPRIRARVHIPDDLTCGAKAGQKVVVRLTYSSPNAHPDGRIVEVLGSADDAGIETLILIKKLGLPLDFPQHVLEAVEAISEDIPAEEIDRRLDLRDLTCFTIDPVDARDHDDAVSLQVLDDQTCCLGIHIADVSYYVPEGSPLDHEALSRGSSVYFPDRVIPMLPERLSANICSLQPGEDRLALSVLAQITPDGELIDAQIAETVIRSRASLSYEEVQRVLDGDGCAVVNPAELYADVLMYMEALRSRLTERRMARGTIDFEIPEPRIVLDDQGHPIHIGPRARLNSHRLIEEFMLLANEIVARRMADGGIPILYRVHEPPDGEKLAEFCDLARTLGYRLSNPSRAENIQAFLANFKDEPVGHILSHRLLRSMKKAVYTPENVGHFGLACDTYTHFTSPIRRYPDLVLHRILRDAINDDSTPGQMARRARRLPDIGDLATQREIAAQQAEWDAIRLMQILYLKDKMGACFDAVIVDVRSIGFFVQLNDVLIEGLVHVKNLWDDYYIYHELQGALVGESTGTTFRLGDSVQVQLAQLDQQRLRIDFHLLKHIPNRRNNRPKGSRKRRGRR